The following are encoded together in the Capsulimonas corticalis genome:
- a CDS encoding family 43 glycosylhydrolase: MKTKFKSARTCLSLVTLFAPSLPLLFHAAPAFAAGRAPTICNPMDLPYRFQAEDPSRREAADPTMIVYQGEYWLFPSKSLGYWRSKDFVHWTFVTPAGLPIDNYAPTVMEIGGKMYWTVGGAGIYESDDPGKGQWKLVSDTQNQGDPALFRDDDGRVYLYSGCSDKDPIGGQELDPKNGFKPLTARIPFFAGVTPKHGGEIPAEPTDTPPYKDSGAWIEGSWMTKHDGKYYLQYSAPGTQYKSYNDGVYVGDHPLGPFTYAPYSPFSLKPTGFATGAGHSSTFQDLGGRYWHIATMTISIRHMFERRLGVFPAWFTRDGQMVCDTYLGDYPQYAPGVVKDPSKGNLTGWMLLDYQKTATASSTLDAHPIEAAFDEDMRTWWSAKTGDPGEWLQVDLGKSCRIDAAQINFADEGSTQLGLLQDGYGYKLDVSADGKTWTTIVDRSVEKRDSPHDYIPLEKPVTARYARITNTHTPGGAKFSISGLRLFGSGLGKAPQKPEGVQVKRDAADGRQATISWKPVAGADGYIVRYGVAKDKLFSNYQVYGASTLSIHTLNVGVSYFFTVDTFNDSGVTLGTDVVSE, encoded by the coding sequence ATGAAAACGAAATTCAAGTCTGCGCGGACCTGTCTCTCACTTGTCACCCTTTTTGCCCCTTCGCTCCCATTGCTATTCCATGCGGCGCCGGCGTTCGCCGCCGGCCGAGCGCCGACCATCTGCAATCCGATGGATCTTCCCTATCGATTTCAAGCCGAAGATCCCAGCCGGCGGGAAGCGGCCGATCCGACGATGATCGTTTATCAGGGCGAATACTGGCTGTTCCCTTCCAAAAGCCTGGGATACTGGCGCTCCAAAGACTTTGTTCACTGGACGTTCGTGACGCCGGCGGGGCTGCCGATCGACAACTACGCGCCCACCGTGATGGAGATCGGCGGCAAGATGTACTGGACCGTCGGCGGCGCGGGCATCTACGAAAGCGACGATCCCGGCAAAGGCCAATGGAAGCTCGTCAGCGACACGCAAAATCAGGGCGATCCAGCCCTGTTCCGGGACGACGACGGACGCGTTTACCTCTACAGCGGATGCAGCGACAAGGACCCCATCGGTGGTCAGGAGCTGGACCCCAAGAACGGCTTCAAGCCGCTCACGGCGCGGATCCCGTTTTTCGCGGGCGTCACGCCCAAACACGGCGGGGAGATCCCGGCCGAGCCGACCGACACCCCGCCCTACAAAGATTCCGGCGCCTGGATCGAAGGCTCCTGGATGACCAAACACGACGGCAAATACTACCTTCAGTATTCCGCCCCCGGAACCCAGTACAAATCCTACAACGACGGCGTTTATGTCGGCGACCATCCTCTCGGGCCATTCACTTATGCGCCCTACAGCCCTTTCTCGCTCAAACCCACGGGCTTCGCGACCGGCGCGGGCCACAGCTCGACGTTTCAGGACCTCGGCGGGCGATATTGGCATATCGCGACCATGACGATCTCCATTCGCCATATGTTCGAGCGCCGTCTCGGCGTCTTCCCCGCCTGGTTTACCCGCGACGGCCAGATGGTCTGCGACACTTACCTCGGCGACTACCCCCAGTATGCCCCAGGCGTCGTCAAAGACCCGTCCAAAGGCAACCTGACCGGCTGGATGCTCTTAGATTATCAAAAGACGGCGACGGCGTCCTCCACGCTTGACGCGCATCCGATCGAAGCGGCGTTTGACGAAGACATGCGCACCTGGTGGTCGGCCAAAACGGGCGATCCGGGCGAATGGCTTCAGGTCGATCTTGGAAAATCGTGCCGCATCGACGCCGCCCAGATCAACTTCGCCGATGAAGGCTCCACGCAGCTTGGCCTGCTTCAGGACGGCTACGGCTATAAACTCGACGTGAGCGCCGACGGCAAGACCTGGACGACCATTGTAGACCGCAGCGTCGAGAAGCGCGATTCGCCGCACGACTACATCCCGCTGGAGAAACCCGTCACGGCCCGCTACGCCCGAATCACCAATACGCACACCCCAGGCGGCGCCAAATTCTCAATCAGCGGCCTGCGCCTCTTCGGCAGCGGTCTGGGGAAGGCGCCCCAAAAGCCCGAAGGCGTCCAGGTCAAGCGAGACGCCGCGGACGGGCGCCAGGCCACGATTTCCTGGAAGCCCGTCGCCGGCGCGGACGGTTATATCGTCCGCTATGGCGTCGCCAAGGACAAACTCTTCAGCAACTATCAGGTCTACGGCGCCAGCACGCTCAGCATCCACACGCTCAACGTCGGCGTTTCTTACTTCTTCACGGTGGACACGTTTAACGACAGTGGAGTCACTTTGGGGACTGATGTAGTTTCGGAGTAG